In the Vulpes vulpes isolate BD-2025 chromosome 12, VulVul3, whole genome shotgun sequence genome, gtgggagctgttcatcctgtgaggcccctgctcagtcccaggtacaaggtgccaccaggaggaacaacaacactggtggcAGCCAGCTTTCCAACTccggagtcagctcccacagcaaacaccgcagctcccagtctgcaggggcctgaatgctccggggggcagggggaaggatcTGTACAGCTCGGGGTTGCCTggtggcaggagcatccttgctgtcctgtttCCTCCCAGGCagcgccggatcttgggctgtgtcccccagtgccctgggctccggggcctgcatcGCTGGTATAGTGCTCCCGGGGCCTCGCAGCCTCCTCCGCGCCAAGCTGCCACTTGTGCCACCGCCCTAGCTGCTCCCTGGGCCACACAGCCCCCTCCACGTGGAGCTGCCGCCTGAGCCGCTACCGGAGCTGCTCCCTGGCCGCCgggtgcgctccagccctttagggagctcggcctgCAGTGTGTGACTCATTCTCCCCTGGGGctcagttcctctgttagtgcccctgggagcctgagggcatccctgcccctcctgggatcctgtctgAGCTCCCTACGAGTGCCTTTCTATCCGGGAAGATTAGTAAAGCTCCTGCTCTTcagggactgggctttcctgttcTGGGGGCACTTGCCGggtggccttagcctggctcctcacggggggccccctcccccttggatgcttttttatttcgttttgtttttccatcttcataccttgatagaagcacaaaaTCTTCTTACTGTAGCGTTCTAGCTgttatctctttaaatctcaggccaaaatcgtaggttttcaggatgatttgaaagttatctagctaAGTTGGTAGGgataggtgacttggggaccctactcttccgccttctTGCCCCGCCTCTcctgttttatgatttttgcaTTAGGGTTCTTTTCTATATACTTTAGAGTTTTTGTTGCAATTGTGAAGATGATGTATAGTTTTTCTACTACTTTTAGCAGTAATGGTATTGTATGAGAAAGTTGCTGTTTTTTGAGAATTGATCCTATATATATTATAACCtcacttcaaaaaattaaattaccttTCTACATTCTTTATAGAAAATGTGTATAATACAACAAAATTGGGGAAAGTAACTCTTAATCCCACTCAGAAGGAGCCACACTGATAATATCTGACATATGTTCTGAGTctttagaaatactttaaaatactgaccagctacatttttttctcagtatcttttaaaatgtcatgtgCTTAAAACAGTatttgctggggatccctgggtggcttggtggtttagtgcctgcctttggcccagggcacgatcctggagtcccgggatccaatcccacatcaggctcccagcatggagcctgcttctccctcatcctatgtctctgcctctctctctctctctgtgtctatcataagtaaataaaacattttttttttacttaaatacaacatttaaaaacagtatttgctTAGGTTTATCTTTGTGTTGGACATTTGAGTTGCCAAGAGTTTCTCATTTACAAAGCTTCTTAGGAAACACTTcaagcttttatatttgaaaaaactgtgagtttccccatttgtgaaatgagaataatgatgAGTCTTTCAGGGTAGttaatgaggattaaatgtgagGAAATAGTGGATTGCTCATtgtaatgcctggcacataagaaaAGCTCAAGTATTTTCAGCTTTTGTCACTTATAAATTTCTGTATGTTACTTATATATCTTCTGTAATCTTTACTATCACCCTCTATGATGATATTGTCGTCTCCATttaagataagaaaactgaggttcaaaatTTTTGCATAAATGACCAGTTTGCAAAATTGGCACATGTCTTGGTTGCCTTTGTACTTTTTCCTGAAAAAGCAACTCTTTGAGTGAGGCTTACCTTTGTAGGAGAAGCAACTATGAGGGCTAGAAAATAGCCCAATTCCTAGAAGAGGCAGAAGCAGTGATCTCTTAAGCAATAAATAGTTCAAAATTTGCTTCTCAACTATGTGAAGAAAGTCCTAGGAGTTAAAAAACGTCAGCAGCATCAGCctgcaactttattttatttgaaaggtttccctgtttttaaaaaactgtatttaattccagtgtagttagcGTACTAGTGAGACATTAggttcagggtttttttttgttgttagaaaagagtatgacatttattttcacttaaggATGTACAGTACatgaatttagaaataaaatcacgGCAGGTTCTGAATACGGATACTTTAGGCTCTAACACACCAGCATGAGTCCATTTGCTGCAGAGCAGCCACAAGAGCCACACGAGCGGCTCCCAGCTGGTCTTTGCTGTGGTTGTGGAAGTCAGTTCTTCACGTGAAATGTCCAGTAGCAATTGAGTAATATATTACAGTAGACAGGAACCAAGTTTCAAATGTTTCATCTTTGGAACAAATTATGCTTATTTACATGTTAAGAATAGGTAGTTCTAATTACTTACCCTATTGTGAGTTTTAATGACTGATTTTAAGCTACAGAGGGCTTCCAGCTACTATCTCCTTTAGAGTTTCTAGAAGCAATGACTCTTTATTAACGTTTATAAAAgataatgtttgaaaaaaaaaagtcatgttgaAATAAAGGCGCTTTGAGAGATTTAAGGACAACAGAAGGTCTTACTATTGaaaaaaactgtacatatttTCAAGCACAACACAAATATTGTAGCAGTATTTAATTGACAGTTTTAAAATAGTGGCAAGTATGCTACCCTACACACTTTCCTAATATTTGTGTGATTCCAACACAAAtcagtactcatcacaacaagtgcactccatTAACcctatcatctatttcacccatcccccactcacttcccctctggtaaccatcagtttgttatctataattaagagtctgtttattaatttgccttttttctttgttcatttgttttcttaatttccatatacaaatgaaatcatatggtatttgtctttctttgacttatttttttcgccattatactctttagctccattcATTTCattgcaatggcaagatttcattcttttatatggctgagtaatattccattgtgtgtgtgtgtgtgtgtgtgtgtgtgtgtataccctCTAGATCTACCCATCTTTGCAAATGGAAAGGTGTTATTCTTTTTGCTCTCTGATTaatattgctatatatatatatatatatatatacacacacacacacaatgtatacACAATATACATAGatcacatcttgtttatccattcatcaaccaatactgttttccagagtggctctaccagtttgcattcccactaaagTATAAGAGTGCTcctctttctccaaatcctctttaagaaaaagaatcccTAAAAAAGATAAAGGATGTTCACTGTGGAAAAGAAAGTGGAGCTTCTTCAAAAGTTAAAGAGAGCTACTGTATGATCTAGTAATTGcattattgggtatttatccaatAAATACAAAAACCCTAATTCAAAGCGATATTCGCGCCCCTGTGTTTATAGCATTATTAGTTACAATAGCCGAATTATGGAAgctgaatgaatatatatacattcatataccCAAACAttcctacatatatatatatatatatacacacacacacatatatatgacagatgaatatatatacattcatacccatacagatgaatatatatacattcatataccCGAACATTCCTACATATGTGacccacatactgggtcacaaatcaggtctcaaccaatagcAAAAatattgtcccctgcatatttttagaccataatgctttgaaacttgaacacaataacaagaagaaatttgaaagaaactcaaacacgtggacgttaaagagcatcctgctaaaagaataatgaatcaaccaggaaattagagaagaattaaggTTCATGGAAACTACAgacaatgaagatacaaccgttcaaaatctttggaatataGCAAAGGGAGTCCTGAGaaggaaatacatcgcaatacaagcatcccacAGATATGGAGAAACCTTAAATACACCAGCTAAACTCACAccaaaaggaactggagaaataacagcaagtaaaacctacaccaggcagaagaagagagttaataagcattcgagcagaactcaatgaaatagagacgaaaagaactgtagaacagatgaacaaaaccaggagctggttctttgaaagaattaataagatagataaccTATTCACCagcattataaaaacaaacacagaaaagactcaaaacaataaaatcaagaataaaagcGGAGGGTTTCCaacaaataccaaggaaatataaaagattttgaaaacgtattatgagcagctatacaccagcAAATTAGGCAATCGAGAGAAATGGGTGCATTTCTGGAATACCATGAACTACCAAAactgtaacaggaagaaatagaaaacatgaaagcCAATAACcggggaggaaattgaggcagtcatcaaaaaaacatcccaggacacaaaagtctagcgccagatggcttcccaggagaattctatcaaacatttaaagaagaaacaatacctattctactaaagctgttctgaaagatagaaagggacagaaaacttccaaactcattctgtgaggccagcatcaccttaattccaaaaccaaagactccaccgaaaaggagaattatagaccaatatccctgatgaacacacatgaaaaaattctcaacaagatactagccaatgggatccaacagtacactaaGCAGattattcaccgtgaccaagtgggatttatccccaggatgcaagactggttcaacactcataaagcaatcaacgtgatagatcataccAACAAGagtaaaaacaagaaccatatgatactctcaatagatgcagagaaagcatttgacaaagacagcatccattcctgatcaaaactcttcagggtgtaTGGATAaaggaaacattcctcagcatcttaaaagccatctacgaaaagcccacagcaaatattctcagtggggaaacactgggagcctttcccctaaggtcaggagtacgacagggatgtccactctcaacactgctattcaaaataatactagaagtccttgcctcagcaatcagacaaaaaaggaattaaagtcattcaaactggcaaagaataagtcaaactctccctctttgcagatgacatgataatgtacgtagaaaacccaaaagactccaccccagatTGCCAAAACTCATAGAGCAATTCATCAATatgtcaggatacaaaatcaaatgCCCATAAATcactggcatttctatacactaacaatgagactgaagaaagagaaattaaggagtcgatcccatttacaattgcaccccagagcataagatacctaggaataaacctaaccaaagaggtaaaggatctataccctaaacactgcagaacacttctgaaagaaattaaggaaggcacaagagatggaaaatattccatactcatggactggaagaatcaatattgtgaaaCTGTTAATATTATCCAGggaaatttacatgtttaatgcaatccctatcaaaataccatggacattcttaagacagttggaacaaatcatcttaaggtttttgtggaatcagaaaagaccctgaatagccaagggaatactgaaaaaggaaaccagagctgggggcatcataatgccggatttcaagttgtactacaaagctatgatcaagacagcatggtactagcacaaaaacagacatatagatcaatggaaaaggatagagaatccagaaatgggcactcaactctatggtcaactaatattcgatataggaggaaagactatccactggaaaaaggacagtctcttcaataaatggtgctgggaaaattggacatccacatgcagaagaatgaaaatagaccactctcttgcaccagacacaaagataaactcaaaatggatgaaagatctaaatgtgatacaagaatccatcaaagtctcagaggagaacacaggcaacacccttttggaacttagccacagtaacttcttgcaagatacatctatgaaggcaagagaaacaaaagcaaaaaagaactattgggatttaatcaagataaaaagcttctgcacagcaaaagaaactgtcaacaaaacgaaaagataacctacagaatgggaagatatttgcaaatgatatatcatttaaagggctactatccaagatctataaagtacttattaaactcaacacccaagaaacaaacaatccaattgaaAAGgtcaaaagacacgaacagaaatttcaccaaagaagccATATGCAttccaacaagcacatgaggaaatgctctgcatcacttgtcgtcatggaaatacaaatcaaaaccacaatgagataccacctcacaccagtgagaatggggaaaattaacaaggcaggaaaccacaaatgttggagaggatgtggagaaagggaaaccctcttgcactgttggtgggaatgtgaactggtacagaccctctggaaaattgtgtggagattcctcaaagagtttaaaaagaactgttttatgacccagcaattgcactgctggggatttaccccaaagttacagatgcactgaaatggcaggacacctgtaccccaatgtttatagcagcaatgttcacaatagtcaaactgtggaaggagccttgatttCCTTCGACAGACGAAttcataaagaagatgtggtataaagaatggaatattattcaggattagaaacgacaaatacccaccatttgcttcaacgtgtattggactggagggtattatggtgagtgaagtaagtcaaatggagaaggacaaacattatatggtctcattcatttgggatcaataaaaaatagtgaaagaaaatctaggggaaaggagagaaaatgagtgggaaatatcaatcagggtgacagaacatgagagactcctaactctggtaaacaaacaaggggaggtgggcagggagttggggtgactggtgacaggcactgaaggggggggcacttgacagtatgagcactgggtgttatgctatatattggcaaatcaaacccaataaaaatatacaaaaaaagacaatctacagaatgggataagatatttgcaaaccacatatctgataaagggttagtatccaagatttattaagaacttattaaactcaacctcaaagaaataaaaaaaatctaatcatgaaatgggcaaaatcaTGAATAGAactttcaccaaagaagacatagacatggccaccaaacacatgagaaaatgctctgcatcacttgccatcagggaaatacaaatcaaaaccacaatgagataccacctcacaccagtgagaatgcagaaaattaacaaggcaggaaaccacaaatgttggagaggatgcgtagaaaggggaacactcctgcactgttggtgggaatgtgaactggtgcagccactctggaaaactgtgtggaggttcctcaaagagttaaaaatagacctgccctacgatccagcaattgcactgctggggatttaccccaaagatacagatgcaatgaaatgctgggacacctgcaccccgatgtttatagcagcaatgtccacaatagccaaaccgtgaaaggggcctcggtgtccatcaaaagatgaatggataaagaagatgtggtttatgtatacaatggaatattactcagccattagaaacgacaaatacccaccatttgcttcgacgttgTTGGTActgagggtattttgctgagtgaagtaagtcaatcggagaaagacaaacattatatggtttcattcattcggggaatataaaaaataatgaatgggattataggggaaaggagagaaaatgagttcaGATATCAGAGagtgtgacaaaacatgagagactcctaactctgataAATGAacaagggtagtggaaggagaggtgagcAGGAGGATGGGATGACTAGGTGATTGGTACTGAGGCGCCTGCttaatgagatgagcactgggtgttatgctctttGTTGGCAAatcaactccaataaaaaaatatacaaaaaaaaatttttaaaccccAGTCTTGGCTGATGCTCAGTCAGAGgaacacgtgactcttgatcttaggagcCATGAgtctgagtcccatgttggggggCAGAGAttgctaaaataaattaattaattaaaattatttatttatttatttatttatttatttaataataaatttattttttattggtgtttaatttaccaacatacagtatTCTGTATGGGTTcttaattggagaaggacaaacattatatggtctcattcatttggggaatataaaaaacagtgaaagggcatataggggaaagtagagaaaatgagtgaaaatatcagtgaggatgacagaacctgagagactcctatctctggaaaatgaacaaggggtagtggaaaaggaggtgggcgggggggttggggtgactgggtgatgggcactgaggggggcacttgatgggctgagcactgggtgttatgctatatgttatcaaattgaattccaataaaaaaagacaaaaaaataaaactcctcaATAGCTTCTTATCCCTGAGGTTTTCTCATCTCACAgctctgtgggaaaaaaaaaaacttaaaaaaatgtccttgggggtattttgctgagtgaagtaagtcaatcggagaaggacaaacattatatggtttcattcatttggggaatataaaaaatagtgaatgggaataaagaaaaaggagacaaaatgagtgaaaatattagtgagaatgacagaacatgagagactcctaacttggaGAAACAAAAAAGGGGTAGTgcaaggggaggtgagtgggggggatGGTATGACtgggtgttgggcactgaggggggcacttgacaggatgagcactggacgttatactctatgttggcaaatcaaactccaattaaaataaaagaagaaaaaggatccCCAcagtgaacctgcttctccctttgcctgtatctctgcctttctctctgtgtgtctcctatgaagaaataaataaaatcttcaagaaaatgaGGGCAGTTTATATAATGAGCAGTGGGTATtgttgcaactgatgaattactactctctacctctgaaacaaaaagtgagagagagtgagagagaaacttGAAGAGTTTATTCTAAACCAAGTAACATTTAAAGAGGACAACACATTGGGCACAGTTTTGATGCCCTCAGTATTGTGCCACTAAACATATGCCTCCTGCTTCCAGATTCCAACCCTTTGTCTGGCACATTTCTCTGCAGGAGCAATGGTCTGGGCGGGAAACCAGACTCTCATCTCCCAGTTCATCCTCCTGGGCCTTTTCACCCACTCCCCACTGCACCTCCTCCTTTTTTCCATCATCATAATAATGTTCCTGGTGGCCCTCTCTGGCAATGGACTCATGATCCTCCTCATCAATGTTGACTCCCGCCTGCACagccccatgtacttcttcctcagctGGCTGTCACTCATGGACCTTATGCTCATCTCCACCATTGTGCCACGGATGGCCACCAATTTCCTCCTGGGCCATGGATCCATCTCCTTCACAGGCTGTGGGCTCCAGATcctcttctttctcactctcctgGGGGATGAATGCTTCCTGCTGGCCttcatggcctatgaccgctatgtggccatcagCAACCCACTGAGGTACTCAGTGGTCATGAGCCGCCGTGTCTGCTGGCTTATGGTGGCAGGGTCCTGGCTCTTTGGCCTGGTGGATGGACTGATCCAGGCCATTTTTACCCTGCGTTTCCCTTACTGTGGCTCACAGGAGATCGACCACTTCTTCTGTGAGGTCCCTGTCATACTGAAGTTGGCCTGTGCTGACACCTCCCTCTATGAGACCATGATCTATGTCTGTTGTATCCTAATGCTGCTCCTGCCCTTCTCTGTCATCTCGGCTTCCTACCTGCGGATCCTGGTAGCAGTGCTCCACATGCATTCTGCTGAAGGTCGACAGAAGGCCTTTGCTACCTGCTCCTCTCATATGGCAGTGGTCTCTCTCTTTTATGGGGCTGCCATGATCACCTACATGCGGCCTCAGGCATACCACTCCTCCAAGCAGGACAAGGTGGTCTCGGCTTTCTATACAATGGTCACCCCTATGCTCAACCCACTTATCTACAGCTTGAGGAACAAGGAAGTGGCTGAGGCTCTCAGGAAACTCCTGGGGAGGTGTCCCTGTCGTGGGGGGCAGGGGTAGTTGACATTAGCACCTGTGGATATGGGTTCTGGGGCCTGGAACTTGGAATTAGCCTCTGTTGTTGactggaaagaaaacagatatgctg is a window encoding:
- the LOC112912212 gene encoding olfactory receptor 2V1-like, with the translated sequence MVWAGNQTLISQFILLGLFTHSPLHLLLFSIIIIMFLVALSGNGLMILLINVDSRLHSPMYFFLSWLSLMDLMLISTIVPRMATNFLLGHGSISFTGCGLQILFFLTLLGDECFLLAFMAYDRYVAISNPLRYSVVMSRRVCWLMVAGSWLFGLVDGLIQAIFTLRFPYCGSQEIDHFFCEVPVILKLACADTSLYETMIYVCCILMLLLPFSVISASYLRILVAVLHMHSAEGRQKAFATCSSHMAVVSLFYGAAMITYMRPQAYHSSKQDKVVSAFYTMVTPMLNPLIYSLRNKEVAEALRKLLGRCPCRGGQG